A DNA window from Pyxicephalus adspersus unplaced genomic scaffold, UCB_Pads_2.0 Sca3135, whole genome shotgun sequence contains the following coding sequences:
- the LOC140321386 gene encoding pygopus homolog 1-like (The sequence of the model RefSeq protein was modified relative to this genomic sequence to represent the inferred CDS: added 115 bases not found in genome assembly): MDHSLWDRAGDLGAFEELMRAASPLVLPEKKKQRKSSGEEPSLPPLSEYAPPINTSSDHLIACNPFDDCFSLPNFSEYKFLDYSLENALRMPPNTPQKRPYNVDNRMFRDQPRPLIKDQMVMVNQPPPLIKDRKVTEKSFPLNIGVPEKSSFENAFFYSGLGQTITMPGQHFRTKQNEEDLNRMIRLHSSTNDFQADFYRPQAVKLNASEMDISDSFAVEQKNILPSKIFRSVQNRVLALDDDLRNEGLQSRLLQNMRSGPTQIPKNGKRTAKAGKPQHVPDPVDLFHHGRTNGTRNRRALSRLAKSDVTPSEKCNKWLLHSDFYGNLSADVVYRCGMCFVEVNITADAIKCEASCRKWFHRTCTGLTEVAHTLLKAEASAVWCCDRCMASKDVQLVQLETKNKK, from the coding sequence aggaaCCTTCACTTCCTCCCTTATCAGAATATGCTCCACCAATAAATACAAGCTCGGACCACCTCATCGCCTGCAATCCATTTGATGATTGCTTTAGTCTACCTAATTTTTCAGAGTACAAGTTTTTAGACTATTCCCTGGAAAATGCTTTGAGGATGCCTCCAAATACCCCACAAAAAAGGCCTTACAATGTTGACAACCGGATGTTCAGAGATCAGCCACGGCCTTTAATAAAAGACCAAATGGTGATGGTAAATCAGCCACCTCCTTTAATAAAAGACCGGAAGGTGACGGAAAAGTCATTTCCCCTTAATATAGGAGTGCCTGAAAAATCTAgttttgaaaatgcttttttttacagcgGCTTGGGTCAAACAATCACAATGCCAGGACAGCACTTTAGAACAAAACAGAATGAAGAAGATCTCAATCGCATGATAAGGCTACACTCGTCAACAAATGACTTTCAGGCTGACTTTTACAGGCCTCAAGCTGTTAAATTGAATGCTAGTGAAATGGACATCAGTGATTCATTTGcagttgaacaaaaaaatattttgccttccaaAATCTTCCGCTCCGTCCAAAATAGAGTTCTTGCACTAGATGATGATTTGCGTAATGAAGGACTTCAAAGCAGATTGCTTCAGAATATGCGCTCTGGTCCTACTCAAATTCCAAAAAATGGCAAACGTACAGCAAAAGCAGGAAAACCACAACATGTGCCTGATCCAGTAGACCTGTTCCATCATGGTCGGACCAATGGCACTCGTAACAGACGAGCACTTTCCAGACTGGCAAAATCAGATGTAACCCCTAGTGAGAAATGCAATAAGTGGCTTCTCCATTCTGACTTTTATGGTAATTTGTCTGCAGATGTTGTGTACCGATGTGGCATGTGTTTTGTTGAAGTAAACATTACTGCGGATGCTATAAAATGTGAGGCTTCCTGTAGAAAGTGGTTTCATCGAACATGTACAGGGTTGACTGAGGTGGCCCACACTCTACTTAAGGCTGAAGCCTCTGCTGTTTGGTGCTGTGATAGGTGTATGGCAAGTAAAGATGTTCAGCTGGTACaactagaaacaaaaaacaagaaataa